The DNA window CCCAGGTCCGGGTAGTGGCGGCGGATGAAGGTCACGAGGTCCGAGGCGTGGCGGAACTCCTGGCCCTCGAAGCGGAAGTCCGGGCGGTCCTTGGGCGGGTCGCCGCGCAGGGCCAGGACGTTCTCGATGCCCGCGTCCTTCAGGGAGCGCAGGAAGCCGTGCAGGGCCTCGGCGGACGCGCCCACGCAGGTCAGGTGGGCCATGGGCTCCAGGCCCATGGCCCGCTTGAGGTGCGTGACCACGTCCAGGGTGTTGTCCTGGGTGCCGCCGCCCGCGCCGTAGGTCACGGAGACGAACAGGGGATCAAGGGCCTTGAGCTTCTCCACCTCGGCGTAGAAGGCGGGCCAGGTGCTCCGATCCTTGGGCGGGAAGAACTCCAGGGAGAGGAACGGCTTGCGCCCGGGGATGAGATCGATGATGCGCACGGTGTTCTCCTTGCGTTACGTAACCCGACCGCCCTCCCCCCGGGGGCCGTCGTAGCGTTTGAGGGCTTCGAGAATCTCCACGTCCGCCGGGAGGAAGGCCAGTCCGCCCGGCTCCTCGGGCCGGACCCAGGCCAGGGCCTGGCCCTCGGCGGGATAGGGTTCGCCCATGAAGGCATGAACGTGGAAAAAGGTCAAATGGACCGTGAATTCCGCATAGTCGTGACGCTTCTCGCGCCAGGCGGAGAAGGAGGTGGCCGTGATGCGCAGCTCCTCGCGCAGTTCGCGCACGAGCGCGTCCTCCGCGCTCTCGCCGTGCCCGATCTTGCCTCCGGGGAACTCCCACATGTGGGCGAAGTCCTTGCCCTCGGGCCGGTCCACGGCCAGGAACTCCCGGCCGCGCCAGATGATCCCGGCCACCACGCGGATCTCCCGGCGGCTCATTCGGCCAGCAGCTCCTGCTTGAGGCCGTTCAGCCGTTCCATCTCCAGCTCCAGCCGTCCCATGCGCTCAATGAGGCCCTCGGCCCATTCCGAGGTCTCGCGGTAGCGGGCGTTCAACTCCAGGGCCTTGCCGGAGTCGGCGTAGGTGGCCGGATCGTTGAGCCCGGCCTCGACCTCGGCCTGCTCGGCGAGGGCCTTGTCCAGCTCGGCCTCCAACTTGGCGTACTCGTCCTTGAGGGGTTTCATCTCCCGCGAGATGCGGTTGCGGATTTCGGCGGCGCGGCGCTTGTCGTCCTTGCCCGCGCGGGCCTTGGCCGGAGCGGCCTCAAGGGCCTTTCCGGCGGCCTGCTCGGCCCGGCGGTGGGCGTCGTACTCCGCGAAGCCTCCGGCGAAGACCACGATGCCCGTCTCGGACAGGCTCCAGATCTCGTCGGCCACCTCGGTCATGAGATAGCGGTCGTGGGCCACGAACAGGAGCGTGCCCTCATAGTCGCGCAAGGCCTGGACCAGGCCCTCGCGGCTCTCCAGGTCGAGGTGGTTGGTGGGCTCGTCCAGGAGCAGGAAGTTCGGCCGGGCCAGGAACAGGGTGGCCAGGAGCAGACGGCTCTTCTCGCCGCCGGAGAGCGCGGCCACCGGGCGCTCGAAATAGGGCTCCCCGAGGAGGAACAGGCCGAGCACGCCCATGAGCTGCTCCTCGGTGTTGCGCGGGTCCGAGAGGCGGCGGATTTCCGAGAGCACGCTGCCCGTGGGCCGGAGAATCTCGGTCTGGTGCTGGCTGAAGTAGGCCATGTCCGTGTTCGGCCCGATCTTCACGTGCCCGCGGGTCGGCTTGAGGCTGCCCGAGATGAGCTTGAGCAGCGTGGACTTGCCCGCCCCGTTGGGCGCGGCCAGGGCGATCTTGCGGCCCCGGAAGACCTGGAAGTCCAGCTTGTGCCAGACCTTGTGGTCGCCCTGGTAGGCGAACTCCAGGTCCACGGCGCTCACGGCCACCTTGTCCCCGCGCCGGGGCTCGGGCAGGGCGAAGGACAAGCTGCGGCCCGGCCGCGAGCCGCGCGTGTCGTCCTGGACCTTGGACAGTTCGGCCTGGAGCTTCTCCACCTTCTTGAGCTTGCTCTGGGCCTGGGCCGCCTTGCGGGCCTTGACCCGGAAGCGGCGGATGTAGGACTGCTCGTGCTCGATGCGGGCCGAGAGCTTGGCCGCCTCCCGCTCCCGCTGCTGGGCGGTTTCGGCGTCCCACTCCAGGAAGTCCGCGAAGGAGCCCTTGCGCAGCACGGGTCGGGCCCCGCCCAGAAACAGCACGTGCGAGCCCACGCGGTCCAGAAAAAAACGGTCGTGGGCCACGAAGGCCACCGCGCCCCGGAAATTGAGCAGGTAGTTCTCCAGCCACTCCACGGCCTCGAGGTCGAGATGGTTGGTGGGCTCGTCCAAGAGCAGGATGTCCGCGCCCTGGAGGAGCACCCGGGCCAGCTTGGCCCGCTCGCGCCAGCCGCCGGACAGCTCGCCGATGCGGCGCAGGTGCTTGTCCTCGGAGAATCCCAGGCCGGAGAGGATGGCCCGGGCGCGGTGTTCGGGATTGTAGCCCATGCCCGCCTCCAGCTCGTGCTGGCGGTCGGACAGGGCGCGGATGCGGGCCTCGTCGCCCGAGGCCACGGCCTGCTCCCACTCGCGCCAGAACGAGCCCCAGGACGGCAGAGCCGCCAGGACCCACGGCAGCAGGGCGTGGTCCAGGTCCTCGTCGCCCAGCTCCTGAGCCACGTAGCCCAGGCGGGCGCCCTTCTCCATGGTCACCTGGCCGCCGTCGGGCTCGACTTCCCCGGCCAGGATGCGCAGCAAGGTGCTCTTGCCGCAGCCGTTGGGACCGGCCACGGCCAGACGCATGCCCGGGGCGACCTCGAAGGACAGGCCGTCGAAGAGGTCCTCCCCGCCGTAGGCCTTGACCAGATTCGTGACAGTGATGCGCGACATTCCGACTACCTGAAATAACGGGCTGTAAAAGGATTACGTTCATATATGCAGGGGGCCCGGTTGGCAAGAGCGGTCTTGCCAGGAATCGCGCCCTGGCATAGAGCCGGAAGAGGGCCGCCCCCGGGCCCGGGAGGATCGTCCATGTCCGCCGGAACCG is part of the Desulfovibrio aminophilus genome and encodes:
- a CDS encoding (deoxy)nucleoside triphosphate pyrophosphohydrolase, with the protein product MSRREIRVVAGIIWRGREFLAVDRPEGKDFAHMWEFPGGKIGHGESAEDALVRELREELRITATSFSAWREKRHDYAEFTVHLTFFHVHAFMGEPYPAEGQALAWVRPEEPGGLAFLPADVEILEALKRYDGPRGEGGRVT
- a CDS encoding ATP-binding cassette domain-containing protein, producing MSRITVTNLVKAYGGEDLFDGLSFEVAPGMRLAVAGPNGCGKSTLLRILAGEVEPDGGQVTMEKGARLGYVAQELGDEDLDHALLPWVLAALPSWGSFWREWEQAVASGDEARIRALSDRQHELEAGMGYNPEHRARAILSGLGFSEDKHLRRIGELSGGWRERAKLARVLLQGADILLLDEPTNHLDLEAVEWLENYLLNFRGAVAFVAHDRFFLDRVGSHVLFLGGARPVLRKGSFADFLEWDAETAQQREREAAKLSARIEHEQSYIRRFRVKARKAAQAQSKLKKVEKLQAELSKVQDDTRGSRPGRSLSFALPEPRRGDKVAVSAVDLEFAYQGDHKVWHKLDFQVFRGRKIALAAPNGAGKSTLLKLISGSLKPTRGHVKIGPNTDMAYFSQHQTEILRPTGSVLSEIRRLSDPRNTEEQLMGVLGLFLLGEPYFERPVAALSGGEKSRLLLATLFLARPNFLLLDEPTNHLDLESREGLVQALRDYEGTLLFVAHDRYLMTEVADEIWSLSETGIVVFAGGFAEYDAHRRAEQAAGKALEAAPAKARAGKDDKRRAAEIRNRISREMKPLKDEYAKLEAELDKALAEQAEVEAGLNDPATYADSGKALELNARYRETSEWAEGLIERMGRLELEMERLNGLKQELLAE